The DNA sequence TTGATGTCGGCGTTGCAGATCACCGCGTCTGCCTTGACCGTACGTTTGCCCAGATGCTTGTTGCTGAATTCGACACCTACCGCGCGGCCCTTCTCGACCAGGATACGTTCGACCTTGGAACGCAGCAGGATCTTTCCTCCGTTGCGTTCGACAACCGCGCCGAGTTTGTCAGAGAACATCTGGCCCCCTCCCGAAGGGTAATACGACCCTTGCAGGAAGTGGTTGACCACCGCAGCGTGGCCAGCCATGGTCGCCCTGCTGGGAGGCTGATGGTAAACGCCGAGCTGTCCGGTCAGGATGGCGCGCAGTCGCTGATCATGGGTGCAGGTGTCGAGGAACTGGGCAACCGTCGATTTCGAATGGCGCATCAGCATCCACGAACGTGGCAGCACCCACAGCGCGGAGAGCGGCCGGGAGTGGATGCCCATGAAGTCCCAGACTTGCTGCAGCATCTTGAAATAGCGGTTGATGCCGGATTTTTCCTTGGGGAACGCTTCGATAAGCCTTTCCCGGAAGCGCTCATATCCACGCGGCACGGCAAATTGAAAATCGGGGAAGCAGAGGGTTTCGAAACCTTCTGGATCCTGCTCGATAAAATTGATTTCGCCATCATCGATGCCGGCCCCGCGCAAAATACGCGGGATCAACCCGTCCTTGCCACAGTCGCCGATGTAATGAAGACCTACGTCGAACTCGTAATCCTTGCCCTTACGATGAAAGACCGTGGCGCAGCCCCCCATCTCATAGTGCATGTCCAGCACCAATACCTGCTTGCCACGATTGGCGAGGGTCGCGGCTGCGGTCAGTCCACCAATGCCGGCACCCACGACAATCACGTCGAAGGTATCGCTTTCCAGCGTCTTGAAGCGGTCATAGCTTTGCATGGGCATTCGTCCAGGGGCACTTCAAGCGTGCTGCAGATGGTGGTCGCGGGTCGGATCGACCGCTTCGGCTTCGCGCACGAGGTGTGCAAGTTTGTTCGGCTGGTGACTCCACTTCTGGTAATCGCCCAGCGGTGGGATGCTCTGGAGAATGACGGGCCAATGTTGTGCAAGCTCGGCATTCAACGCCAGGAAGTGCCGATTACCGTCATCCAGGCGGTTCTC is a window from the Pseudomonas anuradhapurensis genome containing:
- a CDS encoding phytoene desaturase family protein — encoded protein: MQSYDRFKTLESDTFDVIVVGAGIGGLTAAATLANRGKQVLVLDMHYEMGGCATVFHRKGKDYEFDVGLHYIGDCGKDGLIPRILRGAGIDDGEINFIEQDPEGFETLCFPDFQFAVPRGYERFRERLIEAFPKEKSGINRYFKMLQQVWDFMGIHSRPLSALWVLPRSWMLMRHSKSTVAQFLDTCTHDQRLRAILTGQLGVYHQPPSRATMAGHAAVVNHFLQGSYYPSGGGQMFSDKLGAVVERNGGKILLRSKVERILVEKGRAVGVEFSNKHLGKRTVKADAVICNADIKHTLLDLIGRDQLKAKTVTRAERFEMSPAMGVVYLGIDMDLKAMGFKNTNYRIYPGCDYERAYREVFAGQFPDEPHLFIGNATMKDPDNPAIAPPGIYNLQLMSAVPSNPESWGVTQAEVADGSYRNNPAYLAKKEWYARQLIALAERVIPDMSQHIVYQEVSTPFSVTRFIGSAGGTSYGLAFTPEYFLHNRPGTKTEIRNLFLCGASTRTGHGIFGAMTGGVEAAAAVDGRKLRYQIMDVGTRAEAQAST
- the fdxA gene encoding ferredoxin FdxA encodes the protein MTYVVTDNCIQCRHTNCVDICPADAFHLGPNFIVINPEACVDCGLCLPECPEEAILPENRLDDGNRHFLALNAELAQHWPVILQSIPPLGDYQKWSHQPNKLAHLVREAEAVDPTRDHHLQHA